A stretch of the Rosa rugosa chromosome 5, drRosRugo1.1, whole genome shotgun sequence genome encodes the following:
- the LOC133711399 gene encoding uncharacterized protein LOC133711399, which produces MTMGDDESIDDFHSRLINVTNECDSLGDPIAENRIVKKFLRSLPLSFQNKQTAIEEVQDLDTYTLDELLGNLQTFEMKIRPDKKVKTIALNAVRKVDEKPKELVKEKDSDSDFTAEDFALLTKHYKKFLRSGNSFQNSKNFSGSSSRRNMSGDYSSEKDTKARFTYKKPSVDKPKCFECQGFGHLAADCGNKRFKARSNKAMNTTWSDSESDTQSECGEDNVALTAALHPSSSCEYEEKDLDDEETNDQAMADKYQEMCRASTKMLKLNQSLSEKLCLVEQEKEGIAKHMQSCTKNWEIEKSVYVGRIKSLQDNLDTQISLVNSLSSEKLSLELSLKESQENFLKFSISSDKVSKMIGIGKVGGDKKGIGFSDSTSFKDSKLSGL; this is translated from the coding sequence ATGACTATGGGAGATGATGAGTCCATTGATGATTTTCATTCTAGGCTTATAAATGTGACGAATGAGTGTGATAGTCTTGGTGATCCTATTGCTGAGAATAGGATTGTAAAGAAATTCCTTAGGTCTTTACCTTtgagttttcaaaataaacaaACTGCCATTGAAGAAGTTCAGGATTTAGATACCTATACCTTAGATGAACTTCTTGGGAATCTTCAaacttttgaaatgaaaatcaggCCAGATAAGAAAGTAAAAACCATTGCCTTGAATGCTGTTAGGAAAGTGGATGAAAAGCCAAAAGAGTTAGTAAAGGAAAAGGATAGTGACTCCGATTTTACTGCTGAAGACTTTGCTCTCTTAACCAAACATTACAAAAAGTTTTTAAGATCTGGTAATTCGTTTCAAAATTCCAAGAACTTCTCTGGGTCTAGTTCTAGGAGAAATATGAGCGGTGACTATTCTTCTGAAAAAGACACTAAAGCTAGGTTTACCTATAAGAAACCTTCTGTTGATAAACCTAAGTGTTTTGAGTGTCAGGGTTTCGGACATCTTGCGGCAGATTGTGGAAATAAGAGATTCAAGGCTCGTTCAAATAAGGCTATGAACACAACCTGGAGTGACTCTGAGTCTGACACTCAATCTGAGTGTGGTGAAGACAACGTTGCCTTAACTGCTGCTCTTCATCCTTCATCCTCATGTGAGTATGAAGAAAAGGATCttgatgatgaagaaacaaatgatcaAGCCATGGCTGACAAATACCAAGAAATGTGTAGAGCCTCCACCAAAATGTTGAAGCTAAATCAATCCTTGAGTGAAAAACTTTGTCTGGTAGAACAAGAAAAGGAGGGGATTGCTAAGCACATGCAATCCTGCACAAAAAACTGGGAGATCGAGAAGTCAGTGTATGTTGGGCGTATAAAGAGCTTACAAGATAATTTGGATACTCAAATTAGTCTTGTTAACTCCTTGTCTTCTGAAAAACTGAGCCTAGAACTTTCTTTGAAAGAATCTCAAGAAAATTTTTTAAAGTTTTCAATAAGTTCTGACAAAGTTTCAAAAATGATAGGCATTGGAAAAGTTGGAGGGGACAAGAAGGGAATAGGATTCTCTGACAGCACTTCTTTCAAGGACTCAAAACTATCAGGTTtgtga